TGAGATGCACCAGATACCTGTAGAGCGAATCCGTTCTTTCGATATTGCGGTAGCTTCTGAGGTAACTGACAGGATCTGAGATCCGTATGGGCAATTGCTCTCTGACAGACTCGAAATCAATCCAGGTATCATTGAAATTACTGTACTTTTCTGCATAGCTCAGGCAATACTTCTCCATCTGATCCAGATCCTCCTCCCGGTTATTCCACGACCAGCGCCTAAGCTGATCAAGCCGGGGGGCAGAAAGGGGGATTTTAACAAAGGTGCCTTTAATCACATTCCGGTCCAGCAGGAAGTTATTGGGATTCTCCTCGTAATAGGCCCGTATTTCACTTTCATTTACCGTGGTATCCATCTTCTGTTGAAGCAGTTTCTGGCGATAGGTGTAAATCAGGAGGGAGCGGTGGTATTCCTCAATCTGCTTTTTAAAATCCATCTGCTCTTCGCTCAGGGACTCTTCGGCCCGGTGCTTCATAAGCTGGTCTTTCACCCAGGTTTCGATGTAGCGTTTGGCCATTTGTACGCTGTCCTGTGTTTGAGTCCCGGAGGGAATGACCTTT
This DNA window, taken from Bacteroidales bacterium, encodes the following:
- a CDS encoding peptidylprolyl isomerase: MRSLIPLLAICLFLLQACTLFKENNQEEPVARAFEQYLYPSDLQKVIPSGTQTQDSVQMAKRYIETWVKDQLMKHRAEESLSEEQMDFKKQIEEYHRSLLIYTYRQKLLQQKMDTTVNESEIRAYYEENPNNFLLDRNVIKGTFVKIPLSAPRLDQLRRWSWNNREEDLDQMEKYCLSYAEKYSNFNDTWIDFESVREQLPIRISDPVSYLRSYRNIERTDSLYRYLVHLSDYLTVGELAPMDMVKDDITTIILNKRKIQFIKDLEHRVYTDGVTRNQFEIYR